In the genome of Diabrotica undecimpunctata isolate CICGRU chromosome 2, icDiaUnde3, whole genome shotgun sequence, the window CTCAATCTGCCTACtactcagtgtcgagtgactTTGACCGAGTGaccgtcactcgacactgaggagtaaacagattgagacctcagtgccgtttgacggtatTAATACTTTTGGAGAAaaagatactggtacgtcacgagtgaggggagtaggcagattgagacctcgaactcgaacggaaccagatacctcttgataatggctccaaaatgggtgccgaaacgtcgaattttaaattctcaacgcgatTCTTCCCGAGAACTTGGTAATTTTCATTTACCTGACCGCGGAAATGTATTCGAACATAATATAAGGTGAATAATAAACAGACAGCTTCTCTTAACACGTTCACGCCGCTACCAGATACGTGGGTCTGGTATAAACTTTACGTTCAACCGGCACTGAAATTTGGAGATCTTGCGCTAGCGCCGACAACGATAACATGGCTAATTATGAACTAAATCTTATGATATAGGTACCTACGGAATCGTCATGATGTGCTTTATATTTTAGTTCTGTTTTAAGTTACCAGATGCCAGCACCTGGTAACGTCCCACAAAGAAATTTTTTACGCCATGGGATTTACCAGAACTCCGTATCTGGTTATTAGTGTTATAGTAAACATTGTACAAGtcagttgttttttttattaaaatccataaaaatGTCGTCTAGAGGCGAAAAATTGGTTAAAATGGTGCTAAACAAGCACCAAAATGCTTGGATACAAACTAAAAGTGAATCTGATAGTGATCCATTTGAAAAGTTGGCTGATGAAGATCCTGAATACATTCCTAGTGAAGATAGCGACAATTCTGATAGGGACGAATCCATATATTTGAACGAAGAAGTATCCAGTGATATAGAAACTGATAATTATGAATCGGAAAAAGAAATTGGTAAGAAGAAAAATGAATCTTATAATTTGATtctcattatctttatttttaggtgATGCTGGGGAAGATGTATGGACTGACATTCAGGAAACAGATAAATTAGATTTTGATGAATATCCTACagattctaaaataaatattcaatgtGAAAATATGAGCCCGTTGgatattttttgtctatttgtcacagatgaaattttggaattaattgTTCAAGAAACCAATAGATATGATAGACGAAAGTATGGTACCATGGCGTGGTCGTTTGAGTATGcggcaatatataaaaaacaaacgccATAAATATGGCGTTAAATTATATAAACTATATACCGTCAGTGGATATACATATAAAGTGATGGTTTACCGTGGAAAAGAAAACAATATGATAAACAAAAGCCATTCTCAGAAAGTTGTGCTGACCTTAATGAATAGCTTGTTAGATGCCCGACGAACTTTATATGCTGATAACTTTTATTCGGGCATTCCTCTTGCAAAAGATCTATTAGATCGCCAAAAATTTTATTGTGGGACTCTTAGAAGCAATCGGAAAGGTATTCCAAAGGGAATAGTTCAaaagaaactaaagaaaaataaaataattggcATTAAAAATAAGGACAATATAAAGGTAATCCGTTAGCAAGACAAGAGATCGGTATTAATGTTATCCAGTAAACCTGAGCATACCCTAAATTTCTGCACTACGGGCAAGAAAAAGAGATCAAAACCAAGGGAGGAACCAgtggaatatatttttaaaccgcAAGTTATccaagactacaacaaagctaaaAAAGGTGTAGATTACAGTGACCAAATGGCAGCTTATTATTCTTCCTTACGGAGAGGTCTTAAGTGGTATCATAAGGTAGTCTTCGAACTAATCTTTGGTGCTACAATAATCAACAGCTGGATTatctataataaaacaaacatcgAAAAAAAGATACCAATGCTAACATTTCGTGAACAGTTAGCATTACAACTTTCAAATCAAAATGAGTGTATTTCTGAAACCAACTTATCAAAACGAAAACATTGTCTGCAACGAGAAGAAGGTCCTGGTAGAAAACGTAGACGAAATTGCGTTGATTGTTACAAGAAGTTGAGACAGACTATGAAAAGTAAGGAAGCTGACAAGAAGGTGACCAAAGTAAACACTTTTTGTGAAAATTGCGAAAAGAAACCAGCTTTGTGCTTAACTTGTTTTAATGATAGACATAtctaattattaaaaactattttaattattatatatttttgtacactttaatattacttcaaatgaaaattgatcattttatttattttttaaaagtaaaatatttcaaattgccacataagtatcagtatattttttatataccgtAAATACTTTACCGGACATCGGAATCTGGTGCTATGTCTGCCAGAAATGGATTAGAGTGTTTACTATGAGATGGCAGTGTTAGATTCAAGGTAATTTCAAATACAAAGTCACAGAAACCATTTATTTATAGATATGTTTACCAGACCCATAGGTCTGGTATCGTCCAAACAGTAGACAGTGTTACCAGATACAGGGATCTGGTAAAGTCAATAAATGTTACTGACAAATTTAATGCCGTCGTGAACGtgttaaactgttaactagtttGGTTCTGAATTATTTCTGTAATTAATATAATATCATCAACACATAGAAAATTGTTCCGGGGTTTATTTATCATTTGTTATCTTCCAAGTGTAATATCTTAAAAAGGTTGCGCAAATCTCTAGAagataaatcaaaatattctACAATAAGTCAAGTgtataaaaagttaaaatatataTCTAAGATAGTACTTTCCTTTCTGTTAAATTTTATATACATCTCAGGTAatttttgtttagattttttCTATGATTCTAAGTAAAACATGAATAATAAACCGATCCAATTTTAATCATTGCTGCTATAAATAGTTGTTTACAAAACTGATACGGGCTACCTTTAACTAATAAAACGTCGGATATTTCAAGATCAAGTTATTATAACACAGACATTTTTAAATAGCTAACCTCGATCGATTATAGCTAATTGGGTTTTGTGTTTTAATCTGGTAGTAAATGAAATTATTCATTGCTGATAATACctattttatctgaaattttcTAGAGAACAATGTATGTATTGTTAAATTATGTAGGATTGTAGTTGGTAACTTGTTTGATATGATTTTTCACCGTTACGAATCAGCTGGCTCGTAAGAAACAATTCAAGTATTTTGTTCGATCTAAAATATCAAGGTGACTATTAAGAAGAAGGATACGTTGGGAAAACCTATCATAGAATTACGTACATAAAAGCAGATACAATTGTACCTACTTTTAATACGAGTATAAAAATACTCAAAACAAGAAATTAATATTTGTGAGATATATACACTGCCCTACAAAATTGACCGGACAATAAGTTtacttaaaaaaacttaaattttaatattttttattgtatattcaATTAACAaaccataaaattaaaaacaagctGTAAAATATTGGTTAATTTAACAACAACAAAAATTTTTGAGATCGAAATCATAAAGTAATTCTAAAATATGCACCTGTTTTAATGATACCACAGTTTTACCATATTTTGACAGTCATGGAGTTAAGGTCTGGACTTCTTAGAGGCCAGGCTAGTACCCGAATGCAAACATCCTTAAATAATTGCATTTGTTACCCCGGATACGAGCGGTTGAGCAATATGCCACATTAGGAGCAAATGTTTATCTACAAAGTGCATATAAAGTACCATACGTTGTTTCATTCATCCCCTAATGTATACTACTCCCCAGACATAACAAGATCAGTATATACTTGCAAAAAAATATTGCACGATACCATTATCTCTCCACAATTAAATTGTACTAGGAGAGAAGTAACATTAGGAATAACGTTCTCCAGGCCTTCTCCACACTCTTTGGCAACTATCAGGTAAATATGTCGTAAAACAAGACTCATCTGTAAAAAGAATGTTTCCCCAGTCTTCCATATCTCAAGCTGCATGAGCACGAGAGATTATAAGAGGAAGAACGCACAAGTATTGTCCTCGTTGAGCTGCGTCCAATAAAGAGCCTGTAGCAGGTACATACTATGATACATTTCCTTCGCTTAATCTTCTGCGTACGGTACCAAgggaaacttcttcttcttctggttcctatccgtttcggatgttggaaatcatattggcaatcatgaccttgctcgctgcggctcgaaacagctccgttgaggttttcttaaaccatgttcttaaattccgcagccatgatattctccttctaccgggtcctcgcttacctttgactttaccttgcaatatagactgcagcagggagtaacggtgctgatttctcataacgtgtcccagatattgcaattttatgcgtttgatcgtaaacacaatctctggttccttcttcattttttctagaacatcgttgttcgtgatccttgctgtccatgatattctcagcattcttctataaagccacatctcaaatgcttcaagttttttaatagtggtgtctgtaagcgtccatgcctccgccccgtacaacaacacagagaaaacatagcatctcaaatgtctcatttttgtatccagggatatgttgtgacttttgaagatggcgctcattttgttaaagaccgttcttgcctttcctatgcggcactttatttcctgtacattgctccactgttcgtctataatagttcccaggtagcaatactgttttactcgctctatctgcgtcccattaatgtatagatgagccccatttatattctccttgctgacaatcatttgtttggttttgtgggtattaatgtttagtccgtactgttgactgtactcgtttattctgtccattagcctctgaagtccctctaaactatctgctatcaccatggtgtcgtcggcatatctaacattgtttactctttcaccatttagaaggatgccttcgtctattccgtaaagagcctcgttaaaaattttttctgagtacatattaaatatcaacggcgatagaatacatccctgtctaactccgcgtagtatttttggGAAACTATGATGCCATAAATATCTACCTGTCTCCGAGTCAAAGCTGTAGCGGTAACTTTCCTCCCTCGAAATGCTAAGTCAAAGTCCAAGATCTTCCCCGACGTTTGTTGCTCTTCTTCTTTCCTGTCCAGGCCTTCTTGAGTAAGAACCAGTTTTTCGAATTCTATCTAAAGTATAGGATATTGTACTTTACTGAACGCTAAATATTTCTTCAATACACCGACTGTCACGCCCATCATTATACAGAGCGTCAACTTGCGCTATTTGATCTGGTCTCattgtaaattattattaaaaatactttacaTTTTCGAAAAAGTAACCAACAATACGCCAAAAAGAaatacaaacaatttaacaaGCATTATTTTACAGGTCAATGAGAACACCTTAACAAAAACTTTCTTTTTGGCCACCACAAATGACAGACTTTTAAAAAATCAATGGAAAGAGACATCttatattttgataaatatatttaattattataaggGGCAaatcaacaaaacaaaaagagaacACTTTGGAATTTCACGAATCTGGTTAATTATGCGAAGCAACCtcgagctaagattaatactattacaggaataatattaaacttaacaaCTTTCGACATCTTTTTCGATGTCtacttcagggcttccgaggtctcagtctcccgagcccccagacattACTACAAttatcactaaccaatgcattgcTGGTGCTGGTAATAGGAGACgcgtcatttataccgtcgatggtgacgtggtttgggtggaggttgacGTGGGGGTTAacgtggggattggcgcgggcATAGCCGCGGGGGTtgacgcgaacatttctgacagtaggattttgtaCATTATAACGATACGATACGATACGATATTCCATTTACTTCCACTAAAACTGTAGCTCACGTTAATAAAATAGATAAGAAAACTGTTTCAAAGGTTttgaaaaaaaatacatttcatacaaaatacaaatgatttaaaaaataacaataatggATGGAATATTGTAAAACCatgattcatcatcatcaacctgtatgcgttcactgctggacataggtctcccccaGCTCTTTTTATTTATCCCTGTCTTGTGTGACTTGCACCCAGTTAGTGCTAGCACACtttaggtcgtcagtccatctagttggtgggcgtcctcaaaataatacgttttgtccattggttgtctgataatctaGCGACGTGTCatgtccaattccattttagtgaGATTTTTTCGATGACATCTGTTGTTTTCGTtgtacgacgtatttcttcgtttgggattcggtctctcagaaaGAAACCCAACATCTGACCCAGCAATATCCCTCTGAGTCACGCAAAGCACTGCAAATCCGCTCCATAAGTAactacaggtaacacacattggtcaaagattttccttttgggGCATATGGGTAGattcgatttaaatacatagtttaatttaccaaaacGATTGcacaggctaatcctatgcgacgtgggagcatcctatgggagctcacatgtctggttatctctgcccaaccgaatttcatgtcctaagtacttatacgatgtagtctgcacaatatcccttccatcaacagcaatattttgttttaggaccaaattagtcattatttgcggcttgttcatatta includes:
- the LOC140433632 gene encoding uncharacterized protein, whose product is MLSSKPEHTLNFCTTGKKKRSKPREEPVEYIFKPQVIQDYNKAKKGVDYSDQMAAYYSSLRRGLKWYHKVVFELIFGATIINSWIIYNKTNIEKKIPMLTFREQLALQLSNQNECISETNLSKRKHCLQREEGPGRKRRRNCVDCYKKLRQTMKSKEADKKVTKVNTFCENCEKKPALCLTCFNDRHI